The following proteins come from a genomic window of Paucimonas lemoignei:
- a CDS encoding Protein of uncharacterised function (DUF2986) produces the protein MNRRKKLNQILKINAKKASAKLAPANKNKYISKADRLKLAEESNADGVTSSES, from the coding sequence ATGAACCGTCGCAAGAAACTCAACCAGATACTCAAGATCAATGCCAAAAAAGCCAGCGCCAAACTGGCTCCTGCCAACAAGAACAAATACATCAGCAAAGCTGACCGGCTTAAACTGGCTGAAGAGTCCAACGCAGACGGCGTCACCTCTTCAGAGAGCTGA
- the uvsE gene encoding UV damage repair endonuclease, translating into MTHPRIGFACQYRHPVRDLSISALKLIETPFNPRTTTLRWMDSVAANVAREKLVEVVTHNLAAQLQLLAYVAELPPTLRMLRLSSDLLPFYSHPKVRHVYQDPAIVRQLHEGFAAIGALARAQDIRLSFHPGQYCVLGSDRPEVVENSLAEFEYHADMIRMMGYGVRFQDFKCNLHIAGRLGGEGIRALWPRLSEVARNCITFENDEKTYGVDDCLELADLAPVVLDIHHCWIHENDYIAPDSPRVQRILDSWRGVRPAMHYSQPPEHLQELGFGAEQKLEMDALLAVVNKRDLYAHSLQMWNHWTNRYALQFLDRFDIMFEAKDKNLATLAFYHEFLA; encoded by the coding sequence ATGACCCATCCTCGAATCGGCTTTGCCTGCCAGTATCGGCACCCTGTTCGCGACCTGTCGATCAGCGCGCTCAAGCTTATCGAAACCCCGTTCAACCCCCGCACCACCACGCTGCGCTGGATGGACAGCGTTGCCGCTAACGTGGCCCGCGAAAAGCTGGTGGAAGTGGTTACCCATAACCTGGCGGCGCAATTGCAGCTGTTGGCGTACGTGGCCGAGCTGCCGCCTACCTTGCGCATGCTGCGGCTGAGCAGCGACTTGCTGCCGTTTTACAGCCATCCCAAAGTGCGCCACGTTTATCAGGACCCGGCCATCGTGCGGCAACTCCATGAAGGTTTTGCGGCGATTGGCGCATTGGCGCGTGCGCAGGACATCCGCCTGTCGTTTCACCCCGGCCAGTACTGCGTGCTGGGCTCGGACCGGCCCGAGGTGGTTGAAAACAGCCTGGCTGAGTTCGAATACCACGCTGACATGATCAGGATGATGGGCTACGGGGTCCGCTTTCAGGATTTCAAATGCAACCTGCACATCGCCGGGCGCCTGGGTGGGGAGGGCATCCGCGCCCTCTGGCCGCGCTTGTCCGAAGTGGCTCGAAACTGCATCACCTTCGAAAACGATGAGAAGACCTACGGCGTTGATGATTGCCTGGAGTTGGCGGATCTGGCGCCGGTGGTGCTTGATATCCACCATTGCTGGATCCACGAGAACGACTACATCGCGCCGGATTCGCCCCGGGTCCAACGGATTCTTGACAGCTGGCGAGGCGTGCGGCCTGCCATGCATTACTCCCAGCCGCCGGAGCACTTGCAGGAACTGGGCTTTGGCGCTGAGCAGAAGCTGGAAATGGACGCGTTGCTGGCCGTCGTCAACAAGCGCGACCTCTACGCTCACAGCCTGCAAATGTGGAATCACTGGACCAACCGCTATGCGCTGCAGTTTCTCGACCGGTTCGACATCATGTTCGAAGCCAAGGACAAGAACCTCGCGACCCTGGCGTTCTACCACGAATTTCTGGCGTGA
- a CDS encoding PAS/PAC sensor hybrid histidine kinase — MSYRAPRDLALDLALSTLLETQVREGHYDTVQEARQAVLRITQNSEAGARDVTAEQAGETALHDSMDFTRLALSAVSGVGVWTYEVSNDCFYCDAGISELYGIDPVQAAAGIKRQDFLANVHADDLAALRNTMSNGLVRSGDLELEYRIVHPDGSVRWVLSRGHTYFNSAGEPVRRTGVGIDMSAQRLLEQQLRQSQKMEAVGQLTGGLAHDFNNLLTGIMGSLEMLRLRVTQGRYGEMDRYLDAAHGASNRAAALTHRLLAFSRRQTLAPSSTDVKRLIAGMLQLIRSTIGPAIHVEVQNEADLWLTQVDPNQLENALLNLCINARDAMSNGGTLTIRTGNCILDGATAAEHELSAGQYLTLSVSDTGTGMSREVIAHAFDPFFTTKPMGEGTGLGLSMIYGFVRQSGGSVHIDSLPNVGTTMTLYLPRSQAETAVTEAAPGQLSPSLAGQGETVLVIDDEPAVRMLIIEVLEDLGYTALQEADGASGLQILQSNRQIDLLVTDVGLPGGINGRQVADAGRSLRPGLKVLFITGYVHDATLWETQLEPGMHLLTKPFSMAELTRRIKNVISE, encoded by the coding sequence ATGTCCTACCGGGCACCCCGGGACCTGGCCCTCGACCTTGCACTCTCCACACTGCTGGAAACCCAGGTGCGCGAGGGTCACTACGACACCGTTCAGGAGGCTCGCCAGGCGGTACTGCGAATCACGCAAAACAGCGAGGCTGGCGCCCGGGATGTCACTGCCGAACAGGCGGGCGAAACCGCCTTGCACGATTCAATGGACTTCACCCGGCTGGCCCTCTCTGCGGTCAGCGGCGTAGGCGTCTGGACCTATGAAGTGTCCAACGATTGCTTCTACTGCGACGCGGGCATCAGCGAGCTGTATGGCATCGACCCGGTGCAGGCCGCTGCCGGAATCAAACGCCAGGATTTTCTCGCCAACGTGCACGCCGATGACCTCGCTGCGCTGCGCAACACCATGTCCAACGGGCTGGTCAGAAGCGGCGACCTGGAACTCGAATACCGGATCGTCCACCCCGATGGCTCGGTGCGCTGGGTGCTGTCCCGCGGGCATACCTATTTCAACAGTGCCGGTGAGCCCGTGCGTCGCACCGGGGTGGGCATCGACATGAGCGCCCAGCGGTTACTGGAACAACAACTGCGCCAGAGCCAGAAGATGGAAGCCGTCGGGCAACTGACCGGTGGCCTGGCTCACGATTTCAACAATTTGTTGACCGGCATCATGGGCAGCCTGGAAATGCTCAGGCTACGGGTCACTCAGGGCCGCTATGGCGAAATGGACCGCTATCTGGATGCGGCCCATGGCGCCTCCAATCGTGCGGCTGCCCTGACCCATCGCTTGCTGGCGTTTTCCCGCCGCCAGACCCTCGCGCCCAGCTCGACCGACGTCAAACGCCTCATTGCCGGCATGCTGCAATTGATCCGCAGCACCATCGGCCCTGCGATCCATGTAGAGGTGCAAAACGAGGCTGACCTGTGGCTGACCCAGGTGGACCCCAACCAGCTGGAAAACGCCCTGCTCAACCTGTGCATCAACGCCCGCGACGCCATGAGTAACGGCGGTACGCTGACCATTCGCACCGGCAACTGCATCCTTGATGGCGCAACGGCCGCCGAGCACGAGCTGTCGGCTGGCCAATACCTGACCTTGAGCGTCAGCGACACGGGCACCGGCATGAGCCGCGAGGTGATCGCCCACGCTTTTGACCCGTTCTTTACGACCAAGCCCATGGGCGAAGGTACGGGGTTGGGCCTGTCGATGATCTACGGTTTTGTCCGCCAGTCCGGCGGCAGCGTGCATATCGATTCGCTGCCGAATGTCGGCACCACCATGACGTTGTACCTGCCCAGATCCCAGGCCGAAACCGCTGTGACCGAAGCTGCGCCGGGCCAGCTGTCGCCTTCCCTTGCCGGGCAAGGCGAGACGGTGCTGGTGATTGACGACGAACCGGCGGTTCGCATGCTGATCATTGAGGTGCTTGAAGATTTGGGCTACACCGCGCTGCAGGAGGCCGACGGCGCCAGTGGCCTGCAAATTCTGCAATCGAACCGGCAGATTGATTTGCTGGTTACCGACGTCGGCCTGCCGGGCGGCATCAATGGCCGCCAGGTCGCAGACGCGGGACGCAGCCTGCGGCCCGGCCTCAAGGTGCTGTTCATCACCGGCTACGTCCACGACGCCACGCTCTGGGAGACGCAACTGGAACCAGGCATGCATCTGTTGACCAAACCGTTCTCGATGGCTGAGCTGACCCGGCGTATCAAGAATGTGATCAGCGAGTAG
- a CDS encoding lipoprotein, translated as MNKWIFALVALLSLGGCASPSNMIERADESKPLDTHKATIVGFVSEGFLTQPHGLYVMLRYQDPDPKAVATRIALTTLDQKDEVPGNLNILGNSFVYQVTPGTYEVSHWFYRHYDGSSVDRKEPLSFTVKAGETAYIGNFHANSLTMCLANQDHYAKAIADIKEAHPVLKEVAITNHAQGLQFPGWPSTKATDVFGKGLCKVL; from the coding sequence ATGAACAAATGGATCTTCGCGCTGGTTGCGCTGCTGTCATTGGGCGGCTGCGCCAGCCCCTCGAACATGATCGAACGTGCCGATGAAAGCAAACCTCTCGATACGCATAAGGCGACCATTGTCGGCTTTGTTTCCGAAGGTTTCCTGACTCAGCCCCATGGACTGTACGTGATGCTCAGGTATCAGGATCCTGACCCCAAGGCTGTGGCTACACGCATAGCGCTCACCACCCTGGATCAGAAGGACGAGGTGCCCGGTAACTTGAACATCCTGGGCAACAGCTTCGTGTACCAGGTCACGCCGGGTACCTATGAAGTCAGCCACTGGTTTTATCGTCATTACGATGGGTCAAGTGTCGACCGCAAAGAGCCACTGAGCTTCACCGTCAAAGCGGGTGAAACCGCTTACATTGGTAACTTCCACGCTAACTCGCTGACCATGTGCCTGGCCAACCAGGACCACTATGCGAAAGCCATTGCCGATATCAAAGAGGCGCACCCGGTACTGAAAGAGGTAGCGATCACCAACCACGCCCAGGGTCTGCAATTCCCGGGCTGGCCCAGCACCAAGGCCACTGATGTTTTTGGCAAAGGGCTGTGCAAGGTGCTTTGA
- a CDS encoding putative ABC transporter periplasmic substrate-binding protein produces the protein MNYCLLPTVALLLLMSGASISAERYQVVTEEWAPYNYLEDQQLTGMTTEIVRAIMAITGDDFEVVLLPSMRASHVLKSRPRTILYSMFRTPEREHAFKWVGPIVDESIHAWQLAKSPPISSLEQLLSAPQITTRHAGLVPDVLESRGFDNVDRTATASQQLYRMLLAGRTQIIAGDTDAGVAYYNQQLKIAPGTLRQIPIELYRSSLYIAFSPDSDDTLVAAWAAALEQLRQSGELGRIQLRYEHLVTP, from the coding sequence GTGAATTATTGTTTGCTCCCCACTGTTGCGCTGCTCCTGCTGATGTCCGGTGCCTCGATCAGCGCAGAGCGTTATCAGGTGGTGACCGAAGAATGGGCGCCTTACAACTATCTGGAAGACCAGCAGCTCACCGGTATGACCACCGAGATTGTCCGGGCCATCATGGCGATTACCGGGGATGACTTCGAGGTGGTACTGCTGCCCAGCATGCGCGCCTCACACGTCTTGAAAAGCCGCCCCCGAACCATCCTCTATTCCATGTTCCGCACCCCGGAGCGCGAGCACGCCTTCAAATGGGTCGGGCCGATCGTAGACGAGTCCATTCATGCCTGGCAGCTGGCGAAATCGCCGCCGATCAGCTCGCTGGAACAATTGCTGAGCGCCCCACAGATCACCACTCGCCATGCGGGCCTGGTGCCGGACGTGCTGGAGTCGCGGGGCTTCGATAATGTTGATCGCACTGCAACCGCCAGCCAGCAGCTGTACCGCATGCTGCTGGCTGGACGCACGCAGATCATCGCAGGCGATACGGACGCCGGGGTCGCTTATTACAACCAGCAGCTGAAGATTGCCCCCGGCACGCTGCGCCAGATCCCCATCGAGTTGTACCGCTCATCGCTGTATATCGCCTTCAGCCCCGATTCCGACGACACGCTGGTGGCCGCCTGGGCCGCCGCCCTTGAGCAGTTGCGCCAATCGGGCGAGCTGGGCCGTATCCAGCTGCGCTATGAGCACCTTGTGACGCCGTGA
- the ydaM_3 gene encoding diguanylate cyclase, which produces MYGTEETLEQKSFAQLRPLKLASEVLATVMCLLVLTLVNVSQEVSPWLYSYCAVAGIACYFTYRSRTTRQLWLSGLLLLGACSACLGSLAVAIGNPSLWFLPIGLVLSLPAASMHAHPLHAVSTGVVIWGTLFGVIHPGFERPLDLLLTLILIAASLLIATMICTTFCRIRKDVFDLERQLHGMAYHDTLTGLPNRRAFIERLTATLTHDAARPGLFFLMLDIDDFKKINDRYGHDAGDEVLVAVAHALQGQSPGHNVARLGGEEFGIAAQMADTAAAQGLARDIINAVNAIEVRGASMSISVGLAAHRSGESMSGLMRRADQALYDAKNDGKNRYVVASQVSLGV; this is translated from the coding sequence ATGTACGGGACTGAAGAGACTCTTGAGCAAAAATCCTTTGCTCAATTGCGTCCATTGAAGTTGGCCAGCGAGGTTCTGGCCACTGTGATGTGCCTGCTGGTGCTGACGCTGGTCAATGTGAGCCAGGAGGTTTCTCCCTGGCTCTACAGTTATTGCGCTGTCGCAGGCATTGCCTGTTATTTCACTTATCGCTCCCGGACCACCCGGCAATTGTGGCTCAGCGGCTTGCTGTTGCTAGGAGCGTGCAGCGCATGCCTGGGGTCATTGGCCGTGGCCATTGGCAACCCCAGCCTCTGGTTCTTGCCTATCGGCCTGGTGCTGAGCTTGCCTGCGGCGTCCATGCACGCTCATCCCTTGCACGCGGTGAGTACCGGCGTCGTGATCTGGGGCACTCTGTTCGGCGTGATCCACCCCGGTTTCGAACGGCCGCTGGACCTGCTGCTGACGCTTATCCTCATCGCTGCCAGCCTGTTGATTGCGACAATGATCTGCACCACGTTCTGCCGCATCCGCAAAGACGTATTCGACCTTGAGCGCCAGCTGCACGGCATGGCCTATCACGACACCCTGACCGGATTGCCCAATCGGCGGGCCTTCATAGAGCGGCTGACCGCGACCTTGACCCACGATGCCGCGCGCCCCGGGTTATTTTTTCTGATGCTCGATATCGACGACTTCAAGAAGATCAATGATCGCTACGGCCACGACGCTGGCGACGAGGTGTTGGTCGCGGTTGCCCATGCGTTGCAAGGCCAGAGCCCGGGGCATAACGTTGCCCGCCTGGGCGGCGAAGAGTTCGGGATCGCGGCGCAGATGGCGGATACTGCGGCGGCGCAGGGCCTGGCGCGGGACATCATCAATGCCGTCAACGCCATTGAGGTGCGCGGCGCGAGCATGTCCATCAGCGTCGGGCTGGCGGCACACAGGTCGGGAGAGTCCATGTCCGGTCTGATGCGCCGCGCTGACCAGGCGCTGTATGACGCCAAAAACGACGGCAAGAACCGCTATGTCGTGGCCTCGCAGGTCAGCCTCGGGGTTTGA
- a CDS encoding hydrolase, whose translation MRQVLLIVDVQETFSPPEWLVDGVRAFSAMIPAIASVELHDETITPFARQLGWHPAAQDHSLVEADHVFVKHGYGPTQEMIEHIRQLNVERVLVCGMQTETCVLAAGFALFDAGLTPTLVTDLTVGSSLDRSGKLGIDLWMHHFRHVTTRAEALAALTGPMNEIV comes from the coding sequence ATGCGACAGGTTTTACTCATTGTTGATGTCCAGGAAACCTTCAGCCCGCCTGAATGGCTGGTCGACGGTGTGCGTGCGTTTTCGGCGATGATCCCGGCGATTGCCTCGGTGGAACTGCATGACGAGACGATCACCCCGTTTGCGCGGCAGCTTGGCTGGCATCCTGCGGCGCAAGACCACAGTCTGGTTGAGGCCGACCATGTGTTTGTCAAACATGGTTACGGCCCGACGCAAGAGATGATCGAGCACATCAGGCAACTGAACGTTGAGCGCGTGCTGGTCTGTGGCATGCAGACCGAAACGTGCGTGCTGGCTGCCGGGTTTGCCCTGTTTGATGCAGGGCTGACGCCGACGCTGGTCACTGACCTGACAGTGGGCTCGTCACTGGACCGCTCCGGCAAACTGGGTATCGACCTGTGGATGCATCACTTTCGCCACGTGACCACTCGCGCAGAAGCGCTGGCGGCCTTGACCGGGCCCATGAACGAAATAGTCTGA
- the ydcR gene encoding transcriptional regulator GntR, whose amino-acid sequence MCVQPVQTTPMKRYEKFAADIAEMIRSGMLAPGEKVPSVRLASRTYAVSPSTVFKAYYLLEDRGLIQARARSGYFVRECSTSTMVEPELVRHASEGTDVDVSELIFSVLASLKDPETVPFGSAFPSPWLYPLPRLAKSMATAVRQMAPAAIVSDMTTGNPELRRQIALRYMISGVRLPANELVITNGAMEALNLCLQCVTQPGDLVAIEAPAFYACLQVLERLKLKAVEIPVHPRDGVDIQSLQDSLERLPIKACWFMSSLQNPLGASMTQAKKVALYELLETHDIPLIEDDVYAELYFGTQAPNPIKSLDRKGLVMHCGSFSKNLAPGYRVGWVAGGRYTEQINRLKLMTTISPSVPAQAAIADYLKHGGYDRHLRKLRDTLELQQGAMLAAATRYFPANTRVTKPTGGYFLWFEFPEQVDSLQLFQLALAQGISLAPGPIFSASQRFQNCARLNYGYPWDERSEQAMAMLGRIIASF is encoded by the coding sequence ATGTGCGTCCAGCCTGTGCAGACGACGCCCATGAAACGCTACGAAAAATTCGCCGCTGACATCGCTGAAATGATTCGCAGCGGCATGCTCGCACCCGGCGAAAAAGTCCCGTCGGTGCGGCTGGCGAGCCGCACGTATGCAGTCAGCCCTTCGACGGTGTTCAAGGCCTATTACCTGCTCGAAGACCGGGGCTTGATTCAGGCCCGGGCGCGGTCAGGGTATTTCGTGCGCGAGTGTTCGACCAGCACGATGGTCGAGCCCGAGCTGGTCAGGCATGCCAGCGAAGGCACCGACGTGGACGTCAGCGAATTGATCTTTTCAGTGCTGGCCTCCCTGAAAGACCCAGAAACCGTGCCCTTCGGCTCTGCGTTCCCCAGCCCCTGGCTGTACCCGTTGCCGCGCCTGGCAAAGTCCATGGCCACCGCCGTTCGGCAAATGGCACCGGCGGCGATCGTCAGCGACATGACCACCGGCAACCCCGAACTACGGCGCCAGATTGCCTTGCGTTACATGATCAGCGGCGTGCGTTTGCCCGCCAACGAACTGGTGATCACCAACGGCGCCATGGAGGCGTTGAACCTGTGCCTGCAATGCGTCACCCAGCCCGGCGATCTGGTCGCCATCGAGGCCCCGGCGTTCTACGCGTGCCTTCAGGTGCTGGAGCGGCTCAAGCTCAAAGCCGTGGAAATCCCGGTCCATCCTCGGGACGGCGTGGATATACAGTCTCTGCAAGACAGCCTCGAACGGCTGCCGATCAAGGCCTGCTGGTTCATGAGCAGCCTGCAGAACCCGCTGGGCGCCAGCATGACCCAGGCAAAGAAAGTCGCACTTTACGAGCTGCTGGAGACCCATGACATCCCGCTGATCGAAGACGATGTGTACGCGGAGTTGTACTTCGGCACGCAGGCCCCCAACCCGATCAAGAGCCTGGACCGCAAAGGCCTGGTGATGCATTGCGGGTCATTTTCGAAGAACCTCGCGCCAGGCTACCGGGTGGGTTGGGTGGCGGGCGGACGCTATACCGAGCAGATCAACCGCCTGAAACTGATGACCACGATTTCTCCCTCGGTGCCTGCCCAGGCGGCCATCGCCGATTACCTCAAGCACGGGGGCTATGATCGGCACTTGCGCAAGTTGCGCGACACGCTGGAGCTGCAACAGGGCGCCATGCTCGCGGCCGCCACTCGCTACTTCCCGGCCAACACCCGAGTGACCAAGCCCACTGGGGGCTATTTTTTGTGGTTCGAGTTCCCGGAGCAGGTTGACTCATTGCAGCTGTTTCAACTGGCACTGGCCCAGGGCATCAGCCTGGCGCCCGGGCCGATATTTTCCGCCAGCCAGCGCTTTCAGAACTGCGCGCGGCTGAACTATGGCTACCCCTGGGATGAACGCAGTGAGCAGGCCATGGCCATGCTCGGTCGCATCATTGCCTCGTTTTGA
- the yghU gene encoding glutathione S-transferase, whose product MSNAPYVPPKVWKNEASSGGAFASINRPVAGPTHEKQLPVGKQPLQLYSLATPNGVKVTILLEELLALGHSGAEYDAWLIRINEGDQFSSGFVEVNPNSKIPALLDRSAQPEIRVFESGSILLYLAEKFGALLPTDAAGRTETLNWLFWQMGAAPYLGGGFGHFYAYAPEKIEYAINRFTMEAKRQLDVLEQRLAHSPYLAGDQYTIADIAVWPWYGELVRGNLYSASEFLAVDEYPHVQRWAENIAKRPAVIRGKRVNRTWGEEAEQLAERHQASDLD is encoded by the coding sequence ATGAGCAACGCCCCTTACGTACCGCCCAAGGTCTGGAAGAACGAAGCATCTTCTGGCGGCGCGTTTGCCAGTATCAACCGGCCTGTCGCCGGGCCGACCCATGAGAAGCAACTGCCGGTGGGTAAGCAGCCGCTGCAGCTCTATTCCCTGGCAACGCCCAACGGCGTGAAAGTCACCATCCTGCTGGAAGAGCTGTTGGCGCTGGGGCACAGCGGTGCCGAATACGATGCCTGGCTGATCCGTATCAATGAGGGCGATCAGTTCTCCAGCGGTTTCGTCGAGGTCAATCCCAACTCGAAAATCCCGGCTCTGCTGGACCGCAGTGCTCAGCCCGAAATCCGGGTATTCGAATCCGGCTCGATCCTGCTGTACCTGGCTGAGAAATTCGGCGCGTTGCTGCCCACCGACGCGGCCGGGCGCACCGAAACCCTTAACTGGCTGTTCTGGCAAATGGGCGCGGCGCCTTATCTGGGGGGTGGTTTCGGGCACTTCTACGCCTACGCCCCGGAAAAAATCGAATACGCCATCAACCGCTTCACCATGGAAGCCAAGCGCCAGCTGGACGTACTCGAACAGCGCCTGGCTCACAGCCCCTACCTGGCGGGTGACCAATACACCATCGCCGACATCGCGGTATGGCCGTGGTACGGGGAACTGGTGCGCGGCAATCTCTATTCGGCCAGTGAGTTTCTGGCCGTCGACGAATACCCTCATGTGCAGCGCTGGGCAGAAAACATTGCCAAGCGACCTGCAGTGATCCGTGGCAAGCGCGTCAACCGGACCTGGGGCGAAGAAGCGGAGCAACTGGCGGAACGGCATCAGGCGTCTGATCTGGATTGA
- a CDS encoding phosphoglycerate mutase family protein, with amino-acid sequence MAQPCQKQDAVSNLPLTAREVCQVLRDIALGLRVMRRGDALPMSGLSSECTWVQADGWTLALCTAEGELISCPACQSPDGRCGSEATWQRYGTDPVHLLSTWEMGQVRRLLNAL; translated from the coding sequence GTGGCGCAGCCATGCCAGAAGCAGGATGCGGTGAGCAATCTGCCCCTAACGGCGCGGGAAGTTTGCCAGGTCCTGCGAGACATCGCACTGGGCCTGCGGGTGATGCGCCGGGGCGACGCGCTGCCGATGTCGGGCCTTTCGAGTGAGTGCACCTGGGTGCAGGCGGACGGTTGGACGCTTGCGCTCTGCACAGCCGAGGGTGAATTGATCAGTTGTCCGGCCTGCCAGTCGCCCGACGGCCGTTGCGGTTCCGAAGCAACCTGGCAGCGCTATGGCACCGATCCGGTGCACCTGCTCAGTACCTGGGAAATGGGGCAAGTCAGACGTTTACTCAATGCTTTGTAG
- the ydaF gene encoding acetyltransferase has protein sequence MERPPTLKTSRLILTPLQLSDAEQIQQLFAHWDVVRYLDSRVPWPYPDDGALTYVRDIALPAIAAGTEWHWMIRLAAESAQSIGSISLYDHPGNNRGFWLAPQWQGQGYIREACEVINAYWFQTLQRPAMQVPKAVGNHASRRVSEREGMRLIDTQPGQFVSGPMPKEIWELTRDEWLSKRNDAR, from the coding sequence ATGGAACGGCCCCCGACGCTCAAGACTTCCCGGCTGATACTCACCCCACTGCAACTGAGCGATGCAGAACAGATACAGCAGCTGTTCGCCCATTGGGACGTGGTTCGCTACCTCGACAGTCGCGTGCCATGGCCTTATCCGGACGACGGCGCGCTGACGTATGTTCGTGATATCGCGCTCCCTGCCATCGCGGCGGGTACTGAGTGGCACTGGATGATCCGCCTGGCGGCTGAGTCGGCACAGAGCATTGGCAGCATCAGCCTCTATGATCATCCGGGGAACAACCGCGGTTTCTGGCTTGCCCCGCAGTGGCAGGGGCAAGGCTATATCCGCGAAGCTTGCGAGGTGATCAACGCCTATTGGTTCCAGACGCTGCAGCGCCCCGCCATGCAAGTGCCCAAAGCGGTGGGCAACCACGCGTCGCGCAGAGTGTCCGAACGTGAAGGCATGCGGTTGATCGACACCCAGCCAGGGCAGTTTGTCTCGGGGCCGATGCCCAAGGAGATTTGGGAATTGACCCGCGACGAATGGCTCAGCAAAAGAAACGACGCACGCTAG